Proteins found in one Oncorhynchus mykiss isolate Arlee chromosome 17, USDA_OmykA_1.1, whole genome shotgun sequence genomic segment:
- the LOC118940193 gene encoding gastrula zinc finger protein XlCGF17.1-like isoform X3 — MPHSSSLKLNPVPAEEEAVCWMEKEALVKEMEEEEAVTIQKQVEVEAVTVKDVSVKEEGDSFKVNKEEDDDVSVNEEEGEVTVTSENEEEEETGYLGPVSQAHLKASDGSNDERALINTRERPDYGGSSGGPQQPHDADEAEESLSTSKHLKKHQQRPTGKKSHCCSDCGKGCKSSSELKIHQRTHTGENPYSCGQCGRSFVQSSHLTEHHRTHTGEKPYSCDQCGRSFVQSSNLTVHQRTHTGEKPYSCDQCGRSFVQSSQLTSHQRTHTGEKPFSCDQCGMSFTASSNLIRHQRTHTGEKPYSCGQCGRTFTTSSGLTLHQRTHTGEKPYSCGQCGRTFTTSSQLTSHQRTHTGEKRFSCDQCDKRYSDKRSLIKHQKIHT; from the exons ATGCCTCATAGCTCCAGTCTCAAACTTAACCCCGTCCCTGCTGAAGAAGAGGCGGTCTGCTGGATGGAGAAAGAAGCTCTCGtgaaagagatggaggaagaggaggctgttacaatacaaaaacaagtagaggttGAGGCTGTTACCGTGAAAGACGTCTCAGTTAAAGAAGAGGGAGACTCGTTCAAAGTTAATAAAGAGGAGGACGACGACGTTTCAGTGAacgaagaggagggggaggtgactGTCAC ATCGGaaaatgaagaagaggaggaaactggatatctgggcccggtttcccaagcGCATCTTAAGGCGTCCgatggttctaacgatgaacgggccctgattaacacta gagagagacctgactatggtggatcctctggggggcctcaacaacctcatgatgctgatgAGGCAGAGGAGAGTCTCTCCACTTCAAaacacctcaagaaacaccagcagagacccacagggaagaaatctcattgctgctctgactgtgggaaaggttgcaaatcttcatcagaacttaaaatacaccaaagaacacacacaggagagaacccttatagctgtggtcaatgtgggaggagttttgtTCAATCTAGCCATCTGACTGAacaccacagaacacacacaggagagaaaccttatagctgtgatcaatgtgggaggagttttgtTCAATCTAGCAATCTGacagtacaccagagaacacacacaggagagaaaccgtatagctgtgatcaatgtgggaggagttttgtTCAATCTAGCCAGCTGacttcacaccagagaacacacacaggagagaagccttttagctgtgatcaatgtgggatgAGTTTTACTGCATCAAGCAATCTGATaagacaccagagaacacacacaggagagaaaccttatagctgtggtcaatgtgggaggaCTTTTACTACATCTAGCGGTCTGAcattacaccagagaacacacacaggagagaaaccttatagctgtggtcaatgtgggaggacttttactacatctagccagctgacttcacaccagagaacacacacaggagagaaacgttttagctgtgatcaatgtgacaagagatactctgataaaagatctctgatcaaacatcagaaaatacatacatga
- the LOC118940193 gene encoding gastrula zinc finger protein XlCGF17.1-like isoform X2: protein MPHSSSLKLNPVPAEEEAVCWMEKEALVKEMEEEEAVTIQKQVEVEAVTVKDVSVKEEGDSFKVNKEEDDDVSVNEEEGEVTVTSENEEEEETGYLGPVSQAHLKASDGSNDERALINTRERPDYGGSSGGPQQPHDADEAEESLSTSKHLKKHQQRPTGKKSHCCSDCGKGCKSSSELKIHQRTHTGENPYSCGQCGRSFVQSSHLTEHHRTHTGEKPYSCDQCGRSFVQSSNLTVHQRTHTGEKPYSCDQCGRSFVQSSQLTSHQRTHTGEKPFSCDQCGMSFTASSNLIRHQRTHTGEKPYSCGQCGRTFTTSSGLTLHQRTHTGEKPYSCGQCGRTFTTSSQLTSHQRTHTGEKRFSCDQCDKRYSDKRSLIKHQKIHT from the exons ATGCCTCATAGCTCCAGTCTCAAACTTAACCCCGTCCCTGCTGAAGAAGAGGCGGTCTGCTGGATGGAGAAAGAAGCTCTCGtgaaagagatggaggaagaggaggctgttacaatacaaaaacaagtagaggttGAGGCTGTTACCGTGAAAGACGTCTCAGTTAAAGAAGAGGGAGACTCGTTCAAAGTTAATAAAGAGGAGGACGACGACGTTTCAGTGAacgaagaggagggggag gtgactgTCACATCGGaaaatgaagaagaggaggaaactggatatctgggcccggtttcccaagcGCATCTTAAGGCGTCCgatggttctaacgatgaacgggccctgattaacacta gagagagacctgactatggtggatcctctggggggcctcaacaacctcatgatgctgatgAGGCAGAGGAGAGTCTCTCCACTTCAAaacacctcaagaaacaccagcagagacccacagggaagaaatctcattgctgctctgactgtgggaaaggttgcaaatcttcatcagaacttaaaatacaccaaagaacacacacaggagagaacccttatagctgtggtcaatgtgggaggagttttgtTCAATCTAGCCATCTGACTGAacaccacagaacacacacaggagagaaaccttatagctgtgatcaatgtgggaggagttttgtTCAATCTAGCAATCTGacagtacaccagagaacacacacaggagagaaaccgtatagctgtgatcaatgtgggaggagttttgtTCAATCTAGCCAGCTGacttcacaccagagaacacacacaggagagaagccttttagctgtgatcaatgtgggatgAGTTTTACTGCATCAAGCAATCTGATaagacaccagagaacacacacaggagagaaaccttatagctgtggtcaatgtgggaggaCTTTTACTACATCTAGCGGTCTGAcattacaccagagaacacacacaggagagaaaccttatagctgtggtcaatgtgggaggacttttactacatctagccagctgacttcacaccagagaacacacacaggagagaaacgttttagctgtgatcaatgtgacaagagatactctgataaaagatctctgatcaaacatcagaaaatacatacatga
- the LOC118940193 gene encoding zinc finger and SCAN domain-containing protein 2-like isoform X1, with protein MPHSSSLKLNPVPAEEEAVCWMEKEALVKEMEEEEAVTIQKQVEVEAVTVKDVSVKEEGDSFKVNKEEDDDVSVNEEEGEVTVTSENEEEEEVTVTSENEEEEETGYLGPVSQAHLKASDGSNDERALINTRERPDYGGSSGGPQQPHDADEAEESLSTSKHLKKHQQRPTGKKSHCCSDCGKGCKSSSELKIHQRTHTGENPYSCGQCGRSFVQSSHLTEHHRTHTGEKPYSCDQCGRSFVQSSNLTVHQRTHTGEKPYSCDQCGRSFVQSSQLTSHQRTHTGEKPFSCDQCGMSFTASSNLIRHQRTHTGEKPYSCGQCGRTFTTSSGLTLHQRTHTGEKPYSCGQCGRTFTTSSQLTSHQRTHTGEKRFSCDQCDKRYSDKRSLIKHQKIHT; from the exons ATGCCTCATAGCTCCAGTCTCAAACTTAACCCCGTCCCTGCTGAAGAAGAGGCGGTCTGCTGGATGGAGAAAGAAGCTCTCGtgaaagagatggaggaagaggaggctgttacaatacaaaaacaagtagaggttGAGGCTGTTACCGTGAAAGACGTCTCAGTTAAAGAAGAGGGAGACTCGTTCAAAGTTAATAAAGAGGAGGACGACGACGTTTCAGTGAacgaagaggagggggaggtgactGTCACATCGGaaaatgaagaagaggaggaggtgactgTCACATCGGaaaatgaagaagaggaggaaactggatatctgggcccggtttcccaagcGCATCTTAAGGCGTCCgatggttctaacgatgaacgggccctgattaacacta gagagagacctgactatggtggatcctctggggggcctcaacaacctcatgatgctgatgAGGCAGAGGAGAGTCTCTCCACTTCAAaacacctcaagaaacaccagcagagacccacagggaagaaatctcattgctgctctgactgtgggaaaggttgcaaatcttcatcagaacttaaaatacaccaaagaacacacacaggagagaacccttatagctgtggtcaatgtgggaggagttttgtTCAATCTAGCCATCTGACTGAacaccacagaacacacacaggagagaaaccttatagctgtgatcaatgtgggaggagttttgtTCAATCTAGCAATCTGacagtacaccagagaacacacacaggagagaaaccgtatagctgtgatcaatgtgggaggagttttgtTCAATCTAGCCAGCTGacttcacaccagagaacacacacaggagagaagccttttagctgtgatcaatgtgggatgAGTTTTACTGCATCAAGCAATCTGATaagacaccagagaacacacacaggagagaaaccttatagctgtggtcaatgtgggaggaCTTTTACTACATCTAGCGGTCTGAcattacaccagagaacacacacaggagagaaaccttatagctgtggtcaatgtgggaggacttttactacatctagccagctgacttcacaccagagaacacacacaggagagaaacgttttagctgtgatcaatgtgacaagagatactctgataaaagatctctgatcaaacatcagaaaatacatacatga